The genomic stretch GGGCGCACGTCGCGGGTCCGATCTCCCGTCGCGCGTGCGAGCAACATGCCGGCGCGCGGCGCAGTCGCTACCTCCGACCATTTCTCTCTCAGCAGATGATCGAGCCAGCCTTCGGCGACGCGGGTCGGGATCACGTGGTGCAAGCTCGCGTAGGCCGGCGCGCGGGCACCAAGGCGGCCGATGGCAGCCCAGAGGCGCGGGTTCTGCTCGGTCCAGGTGCGCTCGAGCAACCACTCGCCGAGCGCGCTGCGTCGCTCTCTGGGCACACGCTCGAGCGCAGAGGCAAGCTCCAGCATTTCGTCGAGGGCCTGGGGGCGCATGCCCTTGGGTTTCTTGCCGGCCTGACCCGCCGGGGCCAGGAACGGATCCACCCGATCACGGATGTGGCTCTGCAGGTTCTCCGCGAGCCCACCGGCCATGCGCCGCCAGGCGATCCAGAACTGCTGCCAGCCGCGCGCTTCGTCCTGAAACACGAGCCCCTGCTCGAACAGCGGCGAGAGTGTGCGGATGCGACCTGGATCGAGCGGGTGCCCATAGCCGGGTCGCAGGCAATAACCGGCGAACATCCAGAACACGCGCTCGTGATCGACCGAACGTTTGCGCGCCTTGTGGAGCGGTGCGATCTCGTCGAACAGCGCGCGACACAGCTCGGCGCTCCAGGTCTGCCGCTCTCCGAGCACCCGCGTGAGCTCGCGCCACAGATCCTTGACCTCGCGATCCTTCACGTCGGCGCGCGCTGGCCCGAACACGCGCTCGATGGCAACCTTGGCCTCGTCGAAGCGGTTGCTCTCGGGGCGCACGCTCGGTCTGGGACGCTCCGACAGTCGTGGCTCGGCGTTGCTCTCGGTCGGAGCGCGCAGCTCGAACGCGAGGGCGAAGCGCCGAGGGGATTTGGGATCGGCTGGAGCGCTCTCGATGCACGACAGCTCGAGAGTTCCAACCTGCGACAGCTCCCCTTCGAGCGCAACCAACACTTCCTCGCCGCCCGCCCGCGCCTCGAAGGTCGAGGCGACGGGCGGCAGGCGAGTGAAACGTTCATCGTCGAGCTCGACGAGCTCGCCTGGCGTGTGCACCGCGTGGTCCGCCGAGTAGAGCTCGAATTGCACCGGACGTCCGACCCTGAGCGCGAGCGGCCGCCCCGCTGCGATGTGACGTTCCCCTTCGCGCGCGCCGCGTGGCACCACACACACCGCTCGCTTCGCTTTGGCGTCGTCCACTCCGATGTAGAAACCCTGCGCGGCTCCACCTCCGATGACGAGCCCATGTCCGCCGAGGGCGAGGCCATAGGCTACGGCACCGCGCGCCACGGCGAGATCGGGGTCACGCTCCGGCAGACGTTCACACGCTGCATCACTCCACGAGCGGACCACCTCGAGCACTCGCTCGGCGACGAGGGCTGCGCGGAACACCCCGCCGTTGAACAACAGCGCGCGGATGGGAACTTCGGCCGGGGTGTGGCGCGCAACGAAGGCCGCGAGATGGCGCGTGATCGCCGCGTCGTGTTCGTACGGCAGGCCAAACGCCAGGAGGCCCGAGCGTCCGCGCTTCGGCAGTTCGTCGCGGCCGACGCGCGGCAAGAATCCATCGAGCACCAGCCGTTCGGTGTCCGCGCGAGAAAGCTCCGTGCGCAGGGTGCTGCCGACCAGCGCCGAACCGCTGCCGACCAGGGCAATCGGAGCCGAGTCCGGCGCGCCGTCGGACAGAAGCCGTTCCTTGGCGTCGCGGCAGGCGGCAACCAGCTGAGCGAAACGCCGTGCTTCGAGGCGCTCGGGAGGTGTCACCCAGCGCGCCTCGCAAACATGCGCCAGCGCCAGATCCATGTTGTCGCCGCCGAGCAACAGGTGACGGCCGACGGCGACTCGATCGAGACCCAGGCCACCATCCGCCGCTCGGCTCAGGCGAATCAACGTGAGATCGGTAGTGCCGCCACCGATGTCGCACACGAGCACCAACGCCTCGGTTGCCTCACCAAGCACCTGGTCGAAGTGTGCAGGGCCGAGGTGAGCGAGTGTGTCGTAGAAGGCCGCCTGTGGCTCTTCGAGCAAGCGAACCGCGAGACCTGCGTCGCGCGCAGCTTGCAAGGTCAGGAGCCGCGCTGCCTGGTCGAAGGACGCCGGCACGGTGAGCACGACCTCTTGCTCCGCCAGAGGCGCGCTCGGGTGTTCGACGTCCCAAGCTCGGCGGACGTGTGCGAGCAAGCGCGCGCTGGCCTCTACCGGGGAGATGCGCGGCGCCGGGTCTTGCTCCGCCGCGCCCCATGGCAAGATCGCTGCCGTGCGATCGACTGCCGCGTGGCTGAGCCAGCTCTTCGCCGACGCAATCACGCGACCGGGGACCTCCTGGGCGCGGCGGCGTGCCACCTCTCCCAGAGCAAACGGCGCGTCCCCGAAGGGATCGTCGGGGACCTCGCCCGGCAAGGGAGCGTAGAGGAACGAAGGCAAGAGTGGCTGCGCTCCGACCTCACCGGTCGACACGAGCTGCGGCACTTCGAAGACCGTGACCTCCGCGTTGGCCTCGCGCCTGGCCGAGGCCACCACGGTGTGTGTGGTGCCGAGGTCGATTCCGACGACGAGCTTCGAGTCGGGCACCGATGACCCCTCTCAGCGGCTACCGTAATTGTGCGCCGAGGTCTCTTCGTTGCGATCGGTGGCAGGTGGCGGCGTCGGTGACAGCGCCGTGATGCGCGCGTGGGTCTCCGGGTCGAGTCGAAGCTCGGCCGCGGCCAAACACGGCTCGAGCTGCTCGAGACTCCGCGCGCCGATCAACGGCGCGGTGACGCCCGGCGCCGCCGCGACCCACGCGATGGCCAGGGTCGCCGGATGAATGCCGAGCTCGCTGGCCAGGGCAGAGAATGACTCCGCGATTTCGAAGTTCGACGCGGCGCCGTAGCGCGTCTTGTACATTGCGTTGTCGACCACGCGCCCGGCTTGCGGCGCCCGTCCGACCCCGTATTTGCCGCTGAGCAGGCCGCCGGCGAGGGGGCTGTAGGTCAACACACCCAGGTTCTCCGCGCGGGCCTGCGGCAAGATCTCGACCTCTGCCTGGCGCTTGAGCAGGTTGTACATCGGCTGCGACGCAACGATCGGTGAGAGCCCGTGCTGACCCGCGAGGCCGAGCGCCTTGGCCGTCTGCCAAGCCGAGAAGTTGCTGACCGCGGGGTACAGGATCTTTCCCTGCTGCACCAACGTCTCGAGGGTTCGCAGCGTGTCGTCGAGGGGTGTCTGGTCGTCGAAGCGGTGCAAGAAGAACACGTCGACGCGGTCCGTTCCGAGGCGGCGCAGGCTCGCCTCCACCGCGCGCACGAGATGAAACCGCGACGAGCCCCGGGCGTTCTGATCGCTGCCGGTGGGAAAATACGCTTTGGTCGAGATCACCACTTCGTCTCGACAGCCCGCGATCAGCTTGCCGAGGATCTCCTCGGAGCGGCCCTTGGCGTACACGTCGGCGCAGTCGAAGAAGTTGATGCCGGCATCCCGCGCGCGGGAAAAGAGTGCGCCGCTCGTGGCCTCGTCCGCGTCGGACCCAAAAGACATGGTGCCGAACACGAGGCGCGAGATGCGAACACCCGTGGCTCCCAGAAAGCAGTAGTCCATGGCCCAGACGATCTGGGCGGCGAGGGCCGGGGAGTCAACGAGAAACGTGGCGTGCGGTCCCGGAGCGACCGAGAGCCCCAACCCACGTATGATGCCGGCCTCGGGTTCGAGCCCGAGTGTCATGCCGACCGAGAGCGACCCGACCGTCCGAGACCGAACCGCAGAGGCCGACGAGGCCCCCACGGTCGCGGCGTCTCCCGCGGGCTCTGCCAGCATCACGACGCCCGAGCTGCTCAGGCCAACGACCGGCCGTTCGCTCCAGACCGCAGAAGCGACCGTGATCCTGTCGCGCGAGGAGGCCACACGCACGCTGGCGCTGATGCGGCTCGCCGCGCTCTTGTCCGTCGCGGCGCTGGGTGCGCTCTACGCACCGAGCGAGGCGCTGCCGTTTCGCGGCCTGGTCGCGGCCGCCCTTGCGGCGACGTTCTTTCTGTCCCTGGGTCTGCTGTTCTGGTTCCGCGATCTTGAAAGGTACGATCCCAGACTCGGCTTCTTCCACGCGCTCTCCTGCGTGGTGTCGATCCTCGCGGCGACCATCTACGTGGGCGTGTTCTCACCGACGGTGATGGGGGCCTGCGTCGGCATCTACTACTTCGGGTTGAGTGATTCGAAGCTCGGCGCGTGGGTGATCTACGTGCTGCTTGCCGGGGGATACGCGGTGCTCGCTAGCCTCGGTATGGCGGGGGTGATCCCGCTCGACCGGGCCGTCGTTGCCATCGAACACCCGGATCTACGCGGCCTCGCCGCGCTGACGGTCAGTGCGGAGCTGCTTCTGGCGCTCACCTTCAGCATGGCGCGCCGCAGCCGGCAGGCGACGCGCGAGGCCTTCGAACGCCTGGAGCAGGCGGCGCTGCAGATCCGCCAGCGCGAGGCGCTGCTCAACGAAGCGCGCGCCGACCTCGACGTGGCGCGCGCAGCGAACATCGGCCGCTTCACGGATCGTGAGGTCGGAGGGTATCGCGTGGGTGAGATCATCGGTCGGGGTGCGATGGGAGAGGTCTACCGGGCCGAGCAGGTCTCGTCGAAGCGCGGCGTCGCGCTCAAGTTCCTGAATCCGGCGGTGGTGGGCGACGCAGAGCTGCTGGAGCGGTTCTTTCGGGAGGCGAAGGTCGCTGGCACGCTGAAGTCGCCGTACGTGGTGGACGTGCTCGGCATGGGTCGGGCCGAGGATGGTTCGCCGTTCATCGCGATGGAGCTGCTGCACGGCATCGACCTGGCGGAGCGGCTGCGTGAAGCAAAACGACTCGACATGCCCGAGGTCGCGCAGATCGTCGCGCAGGTCGCCGAGGCGCTGGCGGTGGCCGACCGTGCAGGGATCGTGCATCGCGACATCAAACCGCAGAACCTGTTTCTGTCGGAGGACGGGCCTGCGCGAGTGTGGAAGGTGCTCGATTTCGGCGTCTCGAAGGTGCGCGAGGGCACGAGTCAGCTTACGCAGGGTGCGATCATCGGCACACCGAGCTACATGTCGCCGGAGCAGGCCCGGGGACTCGACGTCGATCACCGAAGCGACGTCTTTTCTCTGGGCGTGATCGCCTATCGATGTTTGACCGGGCGCCCGGCGTTCACCGCGCCGGACAGTGTGCTGACAGTGTACAACGTGGTGCATCTGCAGCCGACGCGACCGCTGGACCTTGCACCGTGGCTGGGCGCCGACGTCGAGCGAGTGCTCGCCCTGGTGCTGGCCAAAGATCGCGAACGCCGCTTCTCCAGCGCAACGATGTTCGCCGCGGCGCTCGCCGACGCTGCCCGCGAGCGGCTGGACGGTCGCCTGCGCGTCGACGCCGACTCGTTGATCGTGGAAAAGCCTTGGGGCAGCGAGGTCTAGCCGAGGTTCGCGCGCGGGGTCGACGGCGTACGCGGGCGCTGCGGGGTCAGCTCGCGAAGGCGGGGCCGATCGCGTGCGAGGCGGGAGCAGCTCGAGTCCCGCGGCCAGCGTTTGCCGCGGGGGGGGGGGCCTGTTGGCGTTAGCAGCTGCGCGGAGCGCAGTGGTTCGATGGCGGGTTCGTCCGTTTGCGGAGCCACGCGCGTCAGCGGGCGGGCTTCTCCCTGCAACCCGGCGCCCAGCCGGCGCCCCGAGCGGGCTCGGGCTTGTGGGCTTTCCTGGCTTCGGCGCGCTTTGCGTTCGATGTGCTCTTCGCCAAAGACCTGCTGCGCAGCGTGGGCGTTGTGCGCGCTGCAAAGCAGCCGGAGACTCGATGGCCGGCGCGGGGCCGCGCGGCGCAATGGCGGGGGTCGTGCTCGAGCGGAGGACAGCGCCTCGCGGCAGCGTCGCCCAGCGCGTCGGTGAACAGTGGTTCGATGGCATTCGACCGCCGGCGGCGCCGCGCGCCGCGGGGGGGGCGGGGCTCCCCCCGCGAAACCCCGGGCGCACGGGGGGGGGAGAACCCGCCCCCGAGCGCGAGTTCGCGTCTCGATCCAGGACCGGCGCTTCACGTCGACCGGCACGTGTCGCGAGCCGGGTTTCTGGGCTCGACGCTGGCGGGGTTGGTTCGCTCCGGTGCGCCGGCGTCTCTCCACCTCGAGTAGCTGGTCGATGGCGCGCTCGAACAGCGCGGCGAGATCGCCGCTCGGCAGGGCGTGACTGAGCAGGTTCCTTGCTTGCTGGAGCTTCTCGTACAGCTCGGCGCTGACGGTGAGCTCGACGCGGTAGCTGGTGGGGGAGAGCGGCTCGATCCGGGCGCGAGACGGTGTCGGCGCGGAGTTACCTGGCCCGGGCCAGGTGATCGATGCGGGCGCGGCGAACAGGGACGTCGCGGGCTCGGCGAACAGGGGCGTCGCGGGCGCGGGCTCGATGCGCTCCGGCACGTCCGGCCGCGGAAACCAGCGCGCGAGGAGCTGTTCGAGCTCCCGCCGGGGTTTCCCGCGAGCCTGTGAAAGCAAGGCCTCGGCGTTGTCGTCCGTCAGATGCCGCGAGAGCAAGAACAGCCCGGTTAGATGCAGGGCGCCGCTTGCCAGCTCGTCGAGCAGGCGGGGAAAGCGCTGGGCGAGACGGGCCACCCGCACGCGTTTCGTGGCGCCGTCTTCGGAGTAACCGAGGCGCTCGATGCAGTACGCGAAGAGCGACGAGCAAGCTTCATCCAGATAGAGCTGGCGCCGATCGACCTCGGCCAGGTGGGCGATCACGTCGGCCGACGCGGCGCGTTCGGAGCGAACTGCGCAAGCGAGAAGCGCGAGCAGCTCGGCGTCGGACACGGAATGGTATGCGTTCATGCTTCTCCGCATACCACGCGAATTTTGGAGCTCGCAGGCGCCGCGCAGAGCTTCTTTCCGAGAGCAAAATGCGTTTTGTGTGGTCGTGAGCGCAGACGCGCCTCGAACGACTCGTCTCGCGTCGAGAACGCGGCATCGCGCGGCGGGTGCTCGATCGCGAACGCGGCGCTCACAAAAATCAGTCAAGCGGGAAGTTGGTTTTCTTTCGCTCTGCACGGCGAGCGGAGCATCGCGCGCCCGCGTCGGGCTCCGCGAGCAGAGCGTCGCACGCCCGCGTCGGGCTCCGCGAGCAGAGCATCGCGTTCGGGCGCGATGCTCTCCGGCACGTCCGCCCATCCCGCACCGCGCATTCGCAACCACTCGCGCCCGCGCGGTCGGGCAGGCGCGCTCCGTGCCGCCCAACCCCTCCGCCCCGCTCAGATCTGCCCGCGAACCGCCGCGATCCGGAGCTTCCACACCATCATGATGGCCTCGGCAAAAATGCGCCGGCTCATCTTGCTCTCCCCCGCGCGGCGGTCCACGAACACGATCGGGACCTCTTTCACCCGCAGCCCCCGCAGCAAGGCTCGATAGGTCGTCTCGATCTGAAACGAATACCCGTTCGAGCGAACCCCCGCCAGATCGATGGTGCGTAGCGCCTTGGCGTTGAAGGCCTTGTAGCCCGTCGTCAGATCCTTCACCGGCACACCCAGGATCATGCGCGAGTAGAGCGAGCCGCCCTTCGACAGCACGTGCCGCCCCAGGCCCCAACCCTCGACCCCGCCGCCGGGGATGTTGCGCGAGCCGATCACCACGTCGTTGCCCTCGTCGAGCGCCGCGAAGAACGCCGGCAGGTAGTTCGGGTCGTGCGACAGATCCGTGTCCATCTCGAAGAAGTAGCGGTAACCCTCCGCCAGCCCCCGCTCGAACGCCTGCACGTACGCCGTGCCGAGCCCCATCTTACCGGGGCGGTGCATGACCTTGATGCGCGAGTCAGTGGCAGCGAGCTCGTCGGCGACCTCACCCGTACCGTCCGGCGACGCATCGTCGACGATCAACAGGTTCGCCGCCGGC from Myxococcales bacterium encodes the following:
- a CDS encoding hsp70 family protein, yielding MPDSKLVVGIDLGTTHTVVASARREANAEVTVFEVPQLVSTGEVGAQPLLPSFLYAPLPGEVPDDPFGDAPFALGEVARRRAQEVPGRVIASAKSWLSHAAVDRTAAILPWGAAEQDPAPRISPVEASARLLAHVRRAWDVEHPSAPLAEQEVVLTVPASFDQAARLLTLQAARDAGLAVRLLEEPQAAFYDTLAHLGPAHFDQVLGEATEALVLVCDIGGGTTDLTLIRLSRAADGGLGLDRVAVGRHLLLGGDNMDLALAHVCEARWVTPPERLEARRFAQLVAACRDAKERLLSDGAPDSAPIALVGSGSALVGSTLRTELSRADTERLVLDGFLPRVGRDELPKRGRSGLLAFGLPYEHDAAITRHLAAFVARHTPAEVPIRALLFNGGVFRAALVAERVLEVVRSWSDAACERLPERDPDLAVARGAVAYGLALGGHGLVIGGGAAQGFYIGVDDAKAKRAVCVVPRGAREGERHIAAGRPLALRVGRPVQFELYSADHAVHTPGELVELDDERFTRLPPVASTFEARAGGEEVLVALEGELSQVGTLELSCIESAPADPKSPRRFALAFELRAPTESNAEPRLSERPRPSVRPESNRFDEAKVAIERVFGPARADVKDREVKDLWRELTRVLGERQTWSAELCRALFDEIAPLHKARKRSVDHERVFWMFAGYCLRPGYGHPLDPGRIRTLSPLFEQGLVFQDEARGWQQFWIAWRRMAGGLAENLQSHIRDRVDPFLAPAGQAGKKPKGMRPQALDEMLELASALERVPRERRSALGEWLLERTWTEQNPRLWAAIGRLGARAPAYASLHHVIPTRVAEGWLDHLLREKWSEVATAPRAGMLLARATGDRTRDVRPELAERTARALAGVNADAEWIRAVREVVPIEDRERAEFFGEEIPRGLRLAE
- a CDS encoding aldo/keto reductase encodes the protein MDYCFLGATGVRISRLVFGTMSFGSDADEATSGALFSRARDAGINFFDCADVYAKGRSEEILGKLIAGCRDEVVISTKAYFPTGSDQNARGSSRFHLVRAVEASLRRLGTDRVDVFFLHRFDDQTPLDDTLRTLETLVQQGKILYPAVSNFSAWQTAKALGLAGQHGLSPIVASQPMYNLLKRQAEVEILPQARAENLGVLTYSPLAGGLLSGKYGVGRAPQAGRVVDNAMYKTRYGAASNFEIAESFSALASELGIHPATLAIAWVAAAPGVTAPLIGARSLEQLEPCLAAAELRLDPETHARITALSPTPPPATDRNEETSAHNYGSR
- a CDS encoding serine/threonine protein kinase; protein product: MPTESDPTVRDRTAEADEAPTVAASPAGSASITTPELLRPTTGRSLQTAEATVILSREEATRTLALMRLAALLSVAALGALYAPSEALPFRGLVAAALAATFFLSLGLLFWFRDLERYDPRLGFFHALSCVVSILAATIYVGVFSPTVMGACVGIYYFGLSDSKLGAWVIYVLLAGGYAVLASLGMAGVIPLDRAVVAIEHPDLRGLAALTVSAELLLALTFSMARRSRQATREAFERLEQAALQIRQREALLNEARADLDVARAANIGRFTDREVGGYRVGEIIGRGAMGEVYRAEQVSSKRGVALKFLNPAVVGDAELLERFFREAKVAGTLKSPYVVDVLGMGRAEDGSPFIAMELLHGIDLAERLREAKRLDMPEVAQIVAQVAEALAVADRAGIVHRDIKPQNLFLSEDGPARVWKVLDFGVSKVREGTSQLTQGAIIGTPSYMSPEQARGLDVDHRSDVFSLGVIAYRCLTGRPAFTAPDSVLTVYNVVHLQPTRPLDLAPWLGADVERVLALVLAKDRERRFSSATMFAAALADAARERLDGRLRVDADSLIVEKPWGSEV
- a CDS encoding polyprenol monophosphomannose synthase — protein: MSENNQALGQGALIVTPTYNERYNLPLFVRATLEVAPAANLLIVDDASPDGTGEVADELAATDSRIKVMHRPGKMGLGTAYVQAFERGLAEGYRYFFEMDTDLSHDPNYLPAFFAALDEGNDVVIGSRNIPGGGVEGWGLGRHVLSKGGSLYSRMILGVPVKDLTTGYKAFNAKALRTIDLAGVRSNGYSFQIETTYRALLRGLRVKEVPIVFVDRRAGESKMSRRIFAEAIMMVWKLRIAAVRGQI